The following coding sequences are from one Leptolyngbya sp. NIES-3755 window:
- a CDS encoding hypothetical protein (similar to AA sequence:cyanobase_aa:LBDG_47290), whose protein sequence is MKYFYLHGFASSPRSTKARQLHDRFQSLHLSLDLPDLNQNDFQHLTLTRQIQQVKNLLPEEPVTLIGSSFGGLTAAWIAQECQQVDRIILLAPAFNYLNHWLPTIAPSELEKWRSGKPILIYHYGKGKPLPLDYGIVADLAKYDETKLQKAIPTLILHGIRDETIPIEQSRSYAKSRSWVELIELESDHGLVNQENAIWQAIQRFCRIES, encoded by the coding sequence ATGAAATATTTCTATCTGCATGGATTTGCATCGAGTCCACGATCGACAAAAGCTCGTCAATTACACGATCGCTTTCAGTCCCTTCATCTCTCCCTCGATCTGCCCGATCTCAATCAAAACGATTTTCAACATTTGACCCTGACTCGACAAATTCAACAAGTCAAAAACCTATTACCAGAAGAACCTGTAACGCTGATTGGATCGAGCTTTGGAGGATTGACAGCAGCTTGGATTGCTCAGGAATGTCAACAAGTCGATCGCATTATTCTCCTCGCACCTGCGTTCAATTATTTAAATCATTGGCTTCCGACGATCGCGCCTTCTGAATTGGAGAAATGGCGATCGGGGAAGCCAATTTTGATTTATCACTATGGCAAAGGGAAACCATTACCTTTGGATTATGGAATCGTTGCGGATTTGGCAAAATATGATGAAACGAAGCTTCAGAAAGCGATTCCAACCCTGATATTACATGGAATTCGTGATGAAACTATTCCGATCGAACAAAGTCGATCGTATGCAAAATCTCGATCGTGGGTTGAACTGATCGAACTAGAGAGCGATCATGGTTTAGTCAATCAAGAGAATGCCATTTGGCAAGCGATTCAGCGATTTTGCCGCATCGAATCGTAA
- a CDS encoding hypothetical protein (hypothetical protein SYNPCC7002_A2448;~similar to AA sequence:cyanobase_aa:LBDG_47300), with product MEPEVKEMEAPTAVESPSTIKMDQAGSLAPMSSDANSEQWREIAEKTYSVLATLPEYIGKFFTEYRKPLVTVGLIFGSIVSVKLTLALLGAINDVPLLQPTFELVGLGYSIWFVYRYLLKASNRQELGQEFNKLKDQVIGRVSQ from the coding sequence ATGGAACCTGAAGTGAAAGAAATGGAAGCCCCCACCGCCGTTGAATCTCCCTCGACGATCAAAATGGATCAAGCTGGCTCGTTAGCTCCGATGTCTTCGGATGCGAATAGCGAACAGTGGCGCGAAATTGCAGAGAAAACCTACTCGGTTTTGGCAACGCTGCCTGAATACATTGGCAAATTTTTCACCGAATATCGCAAGCCGCTCGTTACTGTTGGTCTGATTTTTGGCTCGATCGTGTCGGTCAAGCTTACCCTCGCACTCTTGGGCGCGATCAACGATGTGCCGCTCTTGCAGCCGACTTTTGAACTCGTTGGACTCGGTTACAGTATTTGGTTCGTGTATCGCTATTTGCTTAAAGCCTCGAACCGTCAAGAGTTAGGGCAAGAATTCAACAAGCTAAAAGATCAAGTGATCGGGCGTGTCAGCCAGTAG
- a CDS encoding hypothetical protein (hypothetical protein MC7420_6259;~similar to AA sequence:cyanobase_aa:LBDG_47310), whose amino-acid sequence MQNLSTMQVCKQFFGSAVAIGVLSLIALPAFAQLSDTQVDRIVEALRQASKPENPNTGLYSDWQVKASNIPRWSKACGGREITPAEFQANPGTARSIVTCVVRDVLKRDARAIGNNDTIAVQRVAAWWMTGDSNRFGSREIAPYIQRALSAYQTASAAKPTKTDSLYARYMNAGYDAVQRKDQKTARLYFQRALDERPQDQFALQALRNLGTAQGNPNRTPITEKPNR is encoded by the coding sequence ATGCAAAATTTATCCACTATGCAGGTTTGTAAACAGTTTTTTGGATCAGCAGTCGCGATCGGCGTTCTGAGTTTGATCGCGCTACCTGCGTTTGCTCAATTGAGTGATACTCAAGTCGATCGCATTGTTGAAGCGCTGCGTCAAGCCTCAAAGCCAGAGAATCCAAACACCGGATTGTATAGCGATTGGCAAGTGAAGGCTTCCAATATCCCTCGCTGGTCAAAAGCGTGTGGCGGTCGAGAAATTACTCCGGCTGAATTTCAAGCAAATCCGGGAACGGCTCGATCGATTGTCACTTGTGTGGTGAGAGATGTGCTGAAACGAGATGCAAGAGCGATCGGGAATAATGACACGATCGCGGTTCAACGAGTTGCAGCTTGGTGGATGACCGGAGATTCTAATCGGTTCGGCTCTCGCGAGATTGCTCCTTACATTCAAAGAGCACTGAGCGCTTACCAGACCGCATCAGCAGCAAAGCCAACAAAGACAGACTCTCTTTACGCACGTTACATGAATGCGGGCTATGATGCGGTTCAGCGAAAAGATCAGAAAACAGCACGGCTCTACTTTCAACGTGCATTAGACGAACGCCCACAAGATCAATTTGCACTCCAAGCCCTTCGCAATCTTGGAACTGCTCAAGGCAATCCCAACCGCACTCCAATTACTGAAAAACCCAATCGCTAA
- a CDS encoding hypothetical protein (similar to AA sequence:cyanobase_aa:LBDG_47320) produces the protein MNLIKYSAALLSSAVLLTANGAIAQSAQWTRITENSVKDRFFVDASSVQRNGSIVWYWEYREFPEANNALLDVKVDQPVHGAVMRWSADCSNGSQRLRKVNAYTTNRKLIQKFDYGNDGMLIQPKAGSSTRKVMEYVCQLPQKR, from the coding sequence ATGAACCTGATTAAATACTCGGCTGCACTTTTGAGTAGTGCTGTTTTACTCACGGCAAATGGCGCGATCGCTCAATCGGCTCAGTGGACAAGAATCACTGAAAATTCTGTCAAAGATCGATTCTTTGTCGATGCGAGTTCGGTTCAGCGCAATGGCTCGATCGTTTGGTATTGGGAATATCGCGAGTTTCCAGAAGCGAATAATGCGCTGCTTGATGTGAAGGTCGATCAGCCTGTCCACGGGGCTGTGATGCGCTGGTCGGCGGATTGCTCGAATGGATCGCAACGGTTGAGAAAAGTGAATGCCTACACCACGAATCGGAAGCTGATTCAAAAGTTTGACTATGGCAATGATGGAATGCTGATCCAACCGAAAGCGGGAAGCAGTACTCGCAAAGTGATGGAATACGTTTGTCAATTGCCACAGAAAAGATAA
- a CDS encoding hypothetical protein (similar to AA sequence:cyanobase_aa:MAE13770), giving the protein MSVSPTQVLTLEAFLKLPNLEDSPAWEYIDGVALQKPMPKTRHAILQKRLLSAIDNSSDEYTALPELRCTFGGRSIVPDVAVIAWNRFQTNEVGEPEDNFLEAPDWSVEILSPDQTATRVIDNILHCLQHGCKLGWMLDPDDYSILVFAPQREPVVYRGNRQIPVLAEISLTLTPAEIFNWLKINRR; this is encoded by the coding sequence ATGTCTGTTTCTCCGACTCAAGTTCTCACGCTTGAAGCATTTCTTAAACTTCCAAATCTGGAAGACTCGCCTGCATGGGAATACATCGACGGGGTTGCTCTTCAAAAACCCATGCCCAAAACTCGACACGCCATTCTACAGAAGCGGTTACTATCAGCGATCGATAACAGCAGCGATGAGTACACCGCACTGCCTGAACTTCGATGCACGTTTGGAGGTCGATCGATTGTTCCTGATGTCGCGGTGATTGCTTGGAATCGATTTCAGACCAATGAAGTAGGAGAGCCAGAAGATAATTTTCTAGAGGCTCCAGATTGGTCGGTCGAGATTCTTTCTCCAGATCAAACAGCGACTCGCGTAATCGACAACATTCTGCACTGTCTACAGCATGGCTGCAAACTAGGGTGGATGCTTGATCCGGATGATTACTCTATTCTCGTCTTTGCTCCACAGCGCGAACCTGTTGTTTATCGAGGGAACCGTCAAATTCCTGTGTTGGCAGAGATTAGTCTCACACTTACACCAGCGGAAATCTTTAATTGGTTAAAAATCAATAGGCGTTAA
- a CDS encoding carotene isomerase (similar to AA sequence:cyanobase_aa:LBDG_36280) — protein sequence MSSTEYDVIVIGSGIGGLVTATQLAAKGAKVLVLERYLIPGGSAGSFDRDDGYRFDVGASMIFGFGDKGTTNLLTRALDGVGMSIETIPDPVQVHYHLPDGLDLKVHRDYEKFLQELIAYFPHEEKGIRQFYDECWKVFNCLNAMELLSLEEIGYLTRVFFQHPFACLGLVKYLPQNVGDIARRSIKDPQLLKFIDAECYIWSVVPANRTPMINAGMVFSDRHYGGINYPKGGVGQIAQKLVEGLENAGSHIKYKARVTEILTENNRAVGVKLASGDTFRAKRVVSNATRWDTFEKLLPSTQKPNSEKKWSQRYQQSPSFLSLHLGVKAESLPEGIECHHILLENWDDMEAEQGTIFVSIPTLLDPSLAPEGHHIVHTFTPSWIQEWENLSPSEYAQKKEQAANRLIDRLTKIIPDLDRGLDFQEVGTPRTHRRFLGRDNGTYGPVPSRKLLGLLGMPFNRTAIANLYCVGDSTFPGQGLNAVAFSGFACAHRIAVDLGIG from the coding sequence ATGAGTTCTACCGAGTACGATGTGATTGTGATTGGGTCTGGGATTGGTGGATTAGTCACCGCGACCCAACTCGCAGCCAAAGGAGCCAAAGTCTTAGTTTTAGAGCGCTATCTAATTCCGGGTGGCAGTGCAGGATCGTTCGATCGAGACGATGGCTACCGTTTTGATGTCGGCGCGTCGATGATTTTCGGTTTCGGAGATAAGGGAACGACGAATCTCTTAACTCGTGCACTGGACGGTGTGGGAATGTCGATCGAAACAATCCCCGATCCGGTTCAAGTTCACTATCACTTACCCGATGGTTTAGATCTCAAAGTCCATCGCGATTACGAAAAGTTTTTGCAGGAATTGATCGCGTACTTTCCACACGAGGAAAAGGGAATTCGGCAATTTTACGATGAATGCTGGAAGGTATTTAACTGCCTGAATGCGATGGAGTTGCTGTCACTTGAAGAGATTGGCTATCTGACTCGCGTCTTTTTTCAGCATCCCTTTGCCTGTCTAGGATTGGTGAAATATCTGCCTCAAAATGTTGGAGATATTGCCCGTCGATCTATCAAAGACCCGCAACTTCTAAAGTTTATTGATGCAGAGTGCTATATCTGGTCAGTTGTGCCTGCCAATCGTACTCCGATGATCAATGCAGGAATGGTCTTTAGCGATCGACATTACGGCGGCATCAACTATCCTAAAGGCGGAGTCGGTCAAATCGCCCAAAAATTAGTTGAAGGATTAGAAAACGCTGGCAGTCACATCAAATACAAAGCTAGAGTTACAGAAATTCTGACTGAAAACAATCGTGCAGTTGGCGTAAAACTAGCTTCTGGTGACACATTCCGAGCGAAACGAGTTGTATCAAATGCAACACGATGGGACACGTTCGAGAAATTACTTCCATCTACACAAAAGCCAAACTCTGAGAAGAAATGGAGCCAACGCTATCAACAATCTCCAAGCTTCCTGAGTTTGCATCTAGGAGTGAAAGCTGAGTCATTACCCGAAGGAATCGAATGCCATCACATTCTGTTGGAAAATTGGGATGACATGGAAGCAGAACAAGGAACGATTTTCGTATCTATTCCAACACTTCTCGATCCCAGTCTTGCACCGGAAGGACATCATATCGTTCATACATTCACGCCAAGCTGGATACAAGAATGGGAGAATCTTTCTCCGAGTGAATACGCTCAGAAGAAAGAACAAGCTGCGAATCGATTAATCGATCGATTAACCAAAATCATTCCCGATCTCGATCGAGGTTTAGATTTCCAAGAAGTCGGTACACCTAGAACCCATCGCCGCTTTTTGGGACGAGACAACGGCACGTATGGACCTGTTCCTTCTCGCAAGTTGCTTGGATTGCTTGGAATGCCATTTAATCGAACTGCGATCGCGAATCTCTACTGTGTGGGTGACAGCACTTTCCCCGGACAAGGCTTAAATGCAGTTGCTTTCTCAGGATTTGCCTGCGCTCACCGAATTGCAGTCGATTTGGGAATCGGTTAA
- a CDS encoding hypothetical protein (hypothetical protein MicvaDRAFT_1798;~similar to AA sequence:cyanobase_aa:LBDG_15450) codes for MASPTRLTGLDLVDCARANAKQGIETAANLCGYGTDLEGFRSELKQACDHMRIEFHELSDLVKDQPVAVSLDGVTVEPDSPGEL; via the coding sequence ATGGCTTCTCCCACTCGTTTAACTGGATTAGATTTGGTCGATTGTGCAAGAGCAAACGCTAAACAAGGAATCGAAACCGCAGCGAATCTCTGTGGCTATGGAACGGATTTGGAAGGGTTTCGATCGGAGTTGAAACAAGCTTGTGATCACATGAGAATCGAATTTCATGAACTCAGTGATTTAGTTAAGGATCAGCCTGTTGCAGTGAGTTTAGATGGCGTGACCGTTGAACCGGATTCGCCTGGAGAATTGTAA
- a CDS encoding hypothetical protein (hypothetical protein Npun_R5170;~similar to AA sequence:cyanobase_aa:LBDG_51880), with protein sequence MSLVSVLADYMTGEFENQSQARESPTWFVHLRLWQRSIQLFEDPTIFAEQSNVLKLDQPYRQRLLRLQETEDGLKVQYYQFKDPSCVKGAGQRPELLDRLTHEEIELLPGCTLDVTVKSIAQGYHFVASPPPDSCCVFSLQGSTIQVALGFEAMSERFLSYDKGIDLETQQPIWGALMGAYEFQKVSR encoded by the coding sequence ATGTCTCTTGTTTCAGTTCTTGCCGACTACATGACGGGCGAATTCGAGAATCAGAGTCAGGCGAGAGAGAGTCCGACTTGGTTTGTGCATCTTCGATTGTGGCAGCGATCGATTCAACTGTTTGAAGATCCAACCATTTTCGCTGAACAATCGAATGTGTTGAAGTTAGACCAGCCGTATCGACAGCGATTGTTACGACTGCAAGAAACTGAAGATGGATTGAAGGTTCAGTACTATCAATTCAAAGATCCAAGCTGCGTCAAAGGTGCGGGACAGCGACCAGAATTGCTCGATCGATTAACGCACGAAGAAATCGAACTGCTTCCGGGCTGTACATTGGATGTCACTGTTAAGTCGATCGCTCAAGGCTATCATTTCGTTGCATCACCGCCACCCGATTCGTGCTGTGTCTTCTCACTCCAAGGCAGTACGATTCAGGTTGCTTTGGGATTTGAAGCGATGTCTGAGCGGTTCTTGAGCTATGACAAAGGCATCGATCTTGAAACACAGCAACCGATTTGGGGCGCATTGATGGGCGCGTATGAATTTCAGAAAGTTAGTCGGTAA
- a CDS encoding MarR family transcriptional regulator (similar to AA sequence:cyanobase_aa:LBDG_51890): MKIETSFDAKTAAKQPFLSTMRELATTYQAFCAYDEAHIRETGLTPPQFDVICTLGNTSGMFMNQLAEKTLVTKGTLTGIIDRLEQKNLVRREVPPENRRCFLIVLTPEGEELFEKIFPVHIAYLKQKFDRLTPTELDEIKTALQRLKSIFTD; encoded by the coding sequence GTGAAAATTGAGACTTCTTTCGATGCAAAAACCGCTGCAAAACAACCCTTTCTTTCAACGATGCGCGAACTTGCCACCACTTACCAAGCATTCTGCGCTTACGATGAAGCCCACATCCGAGAGACGGGTTTAACGCCGCCACAATTCGATGTCATTTGTACGCTGGGCAATACATCCGGTATGTTCATGAATCAACTGGCTGAAAAAACGCTAGTGACAAAAGGAACACTGACCGGAATTATTGATCGATTAGAACAGAAAAATCTCGTCCGCCGAGAAGTTCCCCCCGAAAATCGTCGCTGTTTCTTAATCGTTCTCACGCCTGAAGGTGAGGAATTATTCGAGAAGATATTCCCCGTTCATATTGCTTACTTGAAACAAAAGTTCGATCGATTAACTCCAACCGAACTCGACGAAATTAAAACCGCACTTCAGCGCTTAAAATCGATTTTTACCGACTAA
- a CDS encoding lactose transport system permease protein LacG (similar to AA sequence:cyanobase_aa:LBDG_51900) gives MRDRISKSILTYSLLSTIAVLMLIPLVWLVSTSFKSPTEDLFQFPPQFIPDQPTLENFVTVWQSNPFGRYLFNSTLVSGLTVALNLIFCSLAAYPLARLTFAGREIIFSAIVSTILIPFQIVMIPLYVLAVKLELINSYLGIIFPGIASAFGIFLLRQAFQGVPKELEEAARMDGCSELGIWWYVMLPSIRPALVTLAIFVFIGSWSDFLWPLLVVDRPEFFTLPLGVSKLAGTFTLDWRLIAAGSVISIVPILLFFLIMQRYIVPTEAGSGVKG, from the coding sequence ATGCGCGACCGCATCTCTAAATCGATACTGACCTATAGTTTGCTGAGTACGATCGCGGTTTTGATGCTGATTCCACTCGTCTGGCTTGTCAGTACTTCGTTCAAATCTCCCACTGAGGATCTGTTTCAATTCCCGCCTCAATTCATTCCAGACCAACCCACGTTAGAAAATTTTGTTACCGTTTGGCAAAGTAATCCATTTGGGCGATATTTGTTTAACAGCACATTGGTTTCAGGATTAACCGTTGCGTTGAATCTAATCTTTTGTTCACTGGCAGCCTATCCATTAGCGCGATTAACATTTGCAGGGCGAGAAATTATCTTTAGCGCGATTGTTTCAACAATTCTGATCCCATTTCAGATTGTGATGATTCCCCTGTATGTTCTTGCGGTGAAATTAGAGTTAATCAATAGCTATCTCGGCATTATTTTTCCTGGAATTGCTTCTGCGTTTGGAATCTTTCTGCTGAGACAAGCCTTTCAAGGTGTGCCAAAAGAACTCGAAGAAGCTGCTCGAATGGATGGTTGTTCAGAACTGGGAATCTGGTGGTACGTTATGCTTCCATCGATTCGCCCTGCACTGGTCACTTTAGCAATCTTTGTGTTTATTGGTTCATGGAGTGATTTTCTGTGGCCGCTTCTCGTGGTCGATCGACCCGAATTTTTCACCCTGCCACTCGGTGTTTCCAAACTCGCTGGAACTTTTACACTTGATTGGCGATTGATTGCGGCAGGATCAGTGATCTCGATCGTGCCAATTTTGCTCTTTTTCCTGATCATGCAGCGCTACATTGTGCCGACTGAAGCCGGAAGCGGTGTGAAAGGATGA
- a CDS encoding methyltransferase type 11 (similar to AA sequence:cyanobase_aa:LBDG_51910) has protein sequence MKDDLLRREQEFHDQWASTIDVDGIRVSDYFEACTAPENRFILKQLGDVRGKLLLDLGCGAGENSVYFARLGARCVASDYSPGMVDVALQLAERNGVQIEGRVINAMSIDIPDNTFDIVYASNLLHHIPDPKITLQEIHRILKPGGKACFWDPLRHNPVINVYRRMATEVRTEDETPLDIGIVDFIRSLYSQTNYDTFWIATLWIFLQFYLIEKVNPNKERYWKKIIIEQARLEKTYLRLEKLDRVLKKLPLMKRMAWNLAVVATK, from the coding sequence ATGAAAGATGATTTGCTGCGCCGAGAACAGGAGTTTCATGACCAATGGGCAAGCACGATCGATGTTGATGGCATTCGAGTGTCTGATTATTTTGAAGCGTGTACGGCTCCTGAAAATCGCTTTATTCTGAAACAGCTTGGCGATGTTCGCGGAAAATTATTGCTCGATTTGGGTTGTGGAGCAGGTGAAAATAGCGTCTATTTTGCTCGGCTTGGGGCACGGTGTGTGGCATCGGATTATTCGCCGGGAATGGTGGATGTGGCGCTTCAGTTGGCAGAGCGAAATGGGGTACAGATTGAAGGGCGAGTCATTAATGCAATGTCGATCGACATTCCTGACAATACATTCGATATTGTTTACGCCTCGAATTTGCTCCATCACATTCCTGATCCGAAGATTACATTGCAAGAGATACATCGGATTCTAAAACCAGGTGGAAAAGCTTGTTTTTGGGACCCGTTGCGACATAATCCAGTAATTAATGTGTATCGACGCATGGCAACCGAAGTGCGGACTGAAGACGAAACGCCGCTCGATATTGGGATTGTGGATTTTATTCGATCGCTTTATTCTCAAACAAATTACGATACGTTCTGGATTGCAACGCTTTGGATTTTTCTACAGTTCTATTTGATTGAGAAAGTGAATCCGAACAAAGAACGCTATTGGAAGAAAATTATTATTGAACAGGCGCGATTAGAGAAAACCTATTTGCGATTGGAAAAGCTCGATCGAGTCCTGAAAAAACTACCGCTGATGAAACGAATGGCTTGGAATTTAGCAGTGGTCGCAACGAAGTAA
- a CDS encoding AbrB family transcriptional regulator (similar to AA sequence:cyanobase_aa:Npun_F4599): protein MSISRLTGEGQVTIPLDIQAHLKLQPGSRIEFVIDTSGEVKILPLNVPIAKLAGILHRPGRPALSIEEMNQAVQEQIH from the coding sequence ATGAGCATCTCTAGACTCACAGGTGAAGGACAAGTCACCATTCCTCTAGACATTCAAGCCCACCTCAAGCTTCAACCTGGAAGCCGAATTGAATTTGTGATTGACACCTCCGGAGAAGTCAAAATTCTTCCGCTGAATGTTCCTATTGCCAAGCTTGCCGGAATTTTGCATCGACCTGGTAGACCTGCTCTCTCGATCGAAGAGATGAATCAAGCTGTGCAAGAACAGATTCATTAA
- a CDS encoding hypothetical protein (hypothetical protein FJSC11DRAFT_1605;~similar to AA sequence:cyanobase_aa:LBDG_25150), whose product MKEFSIGEKVRLVSLPPYLKTADPMPMLRPADILQVGDEGTILDRRPGGYWGVRFVKGAFLLDDQYLEAL is encoded by the coding sequence ATGAAAGAATTCTCGATCGGTGAAAAAGTTCGCCTCGTTTCCCTGCCACCTTATCTAAAAACGGCTGATCCGATGCCGATGTTGCGTCCAGCAGATATTTTGCAGGTAGGGGATGAGGGGACAATTCTCGATCGACGACCCGGCGGATATTGGGGCGTTCGGTTTGTGAAAGGGGCGTTTTTGCTAGATGACCAGTATTTGGAAGCGCTCTAA
- a CDS encoding hypothetical protein (similar to AA sequence:cyanobase_aa:PCC7424_2190), with amino-acid sequence MNDELTSFLIGVGLLILYLIFSAFTEMGTKNPRKKNDAEKE; translated from the coding sequence ATGAATGATGAACTGACCTCTTTTCTGATCGGTGTAGGTCTACTCATTCTGTACCTCATCTTTTCAGCTTTTACCGAAATGGGAACGAAAAATCCGCGGAAGAAGAATGACGCGGAGAAGGAATAG
- a CDS encoding hypothetical protein (similar to AA sequence:cyanobase_aa:Npun_R6260), protein MTAPSELRSPNVPSPLSLPDHTQLPDSDGTFVKNFQEHPQSLLLTSSIRPVLDQLHPDGQYAIGQDCGIYWRLTDPPERGAEAPDWFYVPNVAPLINGEVRRSYVIWKEIIAPLIAIEFVSGDGTEERDRTSPLDGEDAKAGKFWVYEQAIRIPFYAIYEVQKASIEVYELIGNRYQQLAPNQRGHYAIEPMNVELGIWQGEQYHQTLPWLRWWDNQGNLLLTAEEREAQEKRRADQETQRADRLAAKLRELGIDPEELSNE, encoded by the coding sequence ATGACGGCTCCCTCTGAGTTGCGCTCACCAAACGTTCCATCCCCGCTATCTCTTCCAGATCATACGCAGTTGCCCGACTCCGATGGTACGTTTGTGAAAAATTTCCAGGAACACCCGCAAAGTTTACTGCTCACCAGTTCAATTCGTCCCGTTCTGGATCAACTGCACCCAGATGGACAATACGCGATCGGGCAAGACTGCGGCATCTATTGGCGACTGACTGATCCCCCTGAACGCGGAGCCGAAGCGCCCGATTGGTTCTATGTGCCAAATGTTGCTCCACTCATCAATGGCGAAGTACGTCGATCGTATGTGATCTGGAAAGAAATCATCGCTCCACTGATTGCGATCGAGTTTGTCTCAGGTGATGGAACAGAGGAACGCGATCGCACTTCACCGCTCGATGGAGAGGATGCAAAAGCCGGAAAATTCTGGGTGTACGAGCAAGCGATTCGCATTCCTTTCTATGCGATTTACGAAGTGCAGAAAGCCTCGATCGAGGTTTATGAATTGATCGGCAATCGGTATCAGCAGCTAGCTCCGAATCAGCGAGGACATTATGCGATCGAGCCAATGAACGTAGAACTTGGCATTTGGCAAGGAGAACAATATCACCAAACACTTCCTTGGCTGCGCTGGTGGGATAATCAAGGCAACTTACTCTTAACGGCAGAAGAACGGGAAGCACAGGAAAAACGTCGAGCCGATCAAGAGACACAACGTGCAGATCGATTAGCTGCAAAACTGAGAGAACTTGGCATCGATCCAGAGGAGCTATCGAATGAATGA